In one window of Pseudobdellovibrionaceae bacterium DNA:
- a CDS encoding nitronate monooxygenase has product MSPRKIDTPFTRLMNCDLPIIGAPMFLVSNVEMVVAISEAGGVGTFPALNFRPIEEYKKTLSEIKRQTNKPIGVNVIVNQSNRRQKEDLHLALDAGVELFITSLGNPAQVIKEAHKNGAKVFCDVTNLAHAKKVEDLGADGVIAVGAGAGGHAGPLSPLVLIPWLKSELTIPIVAAGGIATGSQLASVLALGATAAHVGTRFIASTEAQVQPDYKAAILSSTPEDIVLTTRVSGTPASVINTDYVKNLGTELPWVLKKAKNTRMGKKYITPLIHYLGARSLEHAATKPSWKTVWSAGQNVGLIHDILPCAEILNQMREEYFSCVDQLPR; this is encoded by the coding sequence ATGTCCCCTCGAAAAATAGACACCCCGTTTACCCGCCTAATGAACTGTGATCTGCCTATTATTGGGGCACCTATGTTTTTAGTCTCCAATGTGGAAATGGTCGTTGCCATATCTGAAGCTGGTGGTGTGGGGACCTTCCCGGCCCTTAATTTTCGCCCCATAGAAGAGTATAAAAAGACCCTTTCTGAAATCAAACGACAAACCAATAAGCCCATTGGCGTAAATGTCATCGTGAATCAAAGCAATCGAAGGCAAAAAGAGGACCTCCACTTGGCACTGGATGCCGGAGTTGAGCTATTTATCACATCCCTTGGTAACCCGGCCCAGGTGATCAAAGAAGCTCATAAAAACGGAGCAAAGGTTTTTTGTGACGTGACCAATCTGGCCCATGCAAAAAAAGTTGAAGACTTGGGAGCCGATGGAGTAATTGCCGTTGGCGCCGGCGCCGGTGGACATGCGGGTCCACTATCCCCACTGGTGTTGATTCCTTGGCTAAAGAGCGAGCTTACTATTCCGATTGTGGCGGCTGGAGGCATCGCAACGGGCAGCCAGCTGGCTTCCGTACTCGCGCTTGGGGCAACGGCTGCCCATGTGGGAACTCGGTTTATTGCCAGCACTGAGGCGCAAGTGCAGCCGGATTACAAGGCGGCAATCTTGTCGTCGACGCCGGAAGACATTGTGCTAACCACTCGAGTGTCTGGCACTCCGGCGTCGGTCATTAATACCGATTATGTGAAAAACCTAGGCACCGAATTGCCATGGGTATTGAAAAAAGCCAAAAACACACGGATGGGCAAAAAATATATCACGCCACTGATTCATTACCTGGGCGCCCGATCCCTTGAGCATGCCGCCACAAAACCAAGCTGGAAAACTGTTTGGAGTGCCGGCCAAAATGTGGGGCTGATCCATGACATTTTGCCGTGTGCGGAAATCTTAAACCAAATGCGGGAGGAGTATTTCTCTTGCGTGGATCAACTCCCTCGGTGA
- a CDS encoding peroxiredoxin, which yields MTETPMTLPNAKVAVGQKVPEFTLPATGGQSVSLQALAGKKTVLFFYPKDATPGCTMEGQDFTRLKGDFTAENVEVFGVSRDSMSSHENFKTKQNYTVELISDSDETLCSDFGVIKLKNMYGKQVRGIERSTFLLDESGVLLKEWRGVSVPGHAEEVLQFVKSNK from the coding sequence ATGACAGAGACGCCAATGACGCTACCAAACGCCAAGGTGGCCGTTGGACAAAAGGTTCCTGAATTCACATTGCCAGCCACGGGTGGGCAAAGTGTGTCTTTGCAAGCTCTAGCGGGCAAAAAAACAGTTTTGTTTTTCTACCCTAAAGATGCCACACCTGGTTGCACCATGGAAGGTCAAGACTTCACACGGTTAAAAGGTGACTTCACCGCAGAGAACGTAGAAGTGTTTGGCGTTTCTCGAGACAGCATGAGCTCCCATGAAAACTTTAAGACGAAGCAAAACTACACGGTGGAGTTAATCAGTGATTCTGATGAAACACTTTGCAGTGATTTTGGCGTTATTAAGTTAAAAAACATGTACGGCAAGCAAGTGCGGGGCATTGAGCGTAGCACGTTTCTGCTTGACGAGTCGGGTGTGCTTTTAAAAGAGTGGCGCGGCGTGAGCGTGCCGGGGCATGCCGAAGAAGTTCTTCAGTTTGTAAAATCAAATAAATAA
- a CDS encoding 2OG-Fe(II) oxygenase has translation MHKKNHWLVQDEFFPQAQKLRDHFESQFKNPRVAHENRFVWDYWHIPNQYTLVRTPAYHYFPEALYEELEFALISWGKKHLGCHEISPPWLSYYVDGCSQNLHADNPHGPWAFVFSLTPWENRQFTGGETLILQPQVLSYWENFDSERGFEETDLIKKIASPFNQLTVFDPRLPHGVSEVRGSKDPLDARLVIHGWFTEPRPYYEGDLSEEELQSGLQPQLDPLYDDLEELGAYNGVVTVRLRVSTTGQVEKLEFLTDTLKAIEQGSAPEAEIISTIKDRLATATFNKKRHATDVTLPFVFK, from the coding sequence ATGCACAAAAAAAATCATTGGCTGGTTCAAGATGAGTTTTTCCCTCAAGCTCAAAAGTTGCGAGATCACTTTGAATCCCAATTTAAAAACCCAAGAGTAGCACACGAAAATCGCTTTGTATGGGATTACTGGCATATCCCTAATCAGTACACCCTGGTTCGTACGCCGGCTTATCATTACTTCCCAGAGGCGCTGTATGAAGAATTAGAATTCGCACTGATTAGCTGGGGGAAAAAACACTTGGGGTGTCATGAGATTTCACCGCCATGGCTTAGCTACTACGTGGATGGGTGCAGCCAAAACTTGCATGCGGACAACCCCCATGGGCCGTGGGCCTTTGTGTTTTCACTCACACCTTGGGAAAATCGCCAATTCACCGGCGGAGAAACCCTGATTCTCCAGCCCCAAGTTCTCAGTTATTGGGAAAACTTTGACAGTGAACGAGGATTTGAAGAAACCGATCTTATAAAAAAGATTGCCAGCCCCTTTAACCAGTTGACCGTGTTCGACCCGCGACTACCCCACGGCGTGTCTGAGGTGCGTGGGTCTAAAGACCCCCTGGATGCCCGCTTGGTGATTCATGGCTGGTTTACAGAACCTCGCCCTTATTATGAGGGCGATTTATCAGAAGAAGAACTTCAATCGGGCCTTCAACCTCAACTCGATCCCCTCTATGACGATCTTGAAGAATTGGGGGCTTACAACGGCGTAGTTACGGTAAGACTGAGGGTTTCGACCACAGGGCAAGTGGAAAAGCTAGAGTTTCTTACAGACACACTTAAGGCAATCGAACAGGGCTCGGCCCCTGAAGCTGAAATCATCTCGACTATTAAAGACCGCTTGGCAACGGCCACTTTTAATAAAAAACGCCACGCCACAGACGTCACTTTGCCTTTTGTCTTTAAATAA
- a CDS encoding acyl-CoA dehydrogenase family protein: MAHYESLNFVDVDSLYSEDELILRASIRDFVEKDILPALQEANRNEQFPMDLIPRFGEMGLLGPTIDGYGCAGLGDVAYGLIMQELERGDSGIRSFCSVQGALVMYPIFAFGSETQKSQYLPQLATGEMVGCFGLTESEAGSNPGGMQTKAVKVKGGYKLTGNKMWITNGSLAQIAVVWAQSDEGIKGFILDTKTPGFSTSVMHGKFSLRVSVTSELHMKDCFVPDDCVLPKTEGLKSALSCLTQARYGIAWGVVGAANACYQQALDYAKHRIIFDRPLAGYQLAQAKLARMVQEISKAQLLITHLGRLKEKGQLKHWQVSLAKLNNCRMALDIARDARDMLGANGIIDEYPVIRHLMNLETVNTYEGTEDIHRLVVGAQVTGEPAFR; this comes from the coding sequence ATGGCCCATTATGAGTCACTGAATTTTGTGGATGTGGATAGTTTGTATTCGGAGGATGAACTGATCCTTCGCGCCTCGATTCGAGACTTTGTAGAAAAAGACATTCTGCCGGCCTTGCAAGAGGCCAACCGAAACGAACAGTTCCCTATGGATTTGATACCGCGTTTTGGTGAAATGGGCCTTCTGGGCCCCACCATCGACGGTTACGGCTGTGCCGGATTGGGGGATGTGGCCTATGGTTTAATCATGCAAGAGCTGGAGCGAGGCGACTCTGGGATTCGGTCTTTTTGTTCCGTACAAGGGGCCCTTGTGATGTACCCCATTTTTGCCTTTGGATCAGAAACTCAAAAAAGCCAATATTTACCTCAGCTGGCTACAGGGGAAATGGTGGGTTGCTTTGGTCTCACAGAATCAGAGGCTGGGTCCAATCCCGGAGGCATGCAAACAAAAGCCGTAAAAGTTAAGGGGGGCTACAAACTCACTGGCAATAAAATGTGGATCACCAACGGATCCTTGGCCCAAATAGCTGTTGTTTGGGCTCAGTCCGATGAAGGCATTAAAGGATTTATTTTGGACACAAAAACGCCGGGGTTCTCCACTAGTGTTATGCATGGCAAGTTTTCACTTCGAGTGAGTGTGACCTCTGAACTTCACATGAAAGACTGTTTTGTACCTGACGATTGTGTGTTGCCAAAAACAGAAGGATTAAAAAGTGCACTGAGCTGCCTCACTCAAGCTCGCTACGGTATCGCCTGGGGTGTCGTAGGTGCCGCCAACGCCTGCTACCAGCAGGCTCTTGATTACGCCAAACACCGCATCATTTTTGATCGGCCACTGGCCGGGTACCAGCTCGCGCAAGCCAAACTTGCCCGCATGGTGCAGGAAATCAGCAAAGCGCAGCTACTCATCACCCACCTAGGTCGCCTGAAAGAAAAAGGCCAACTGAAACATTGGCAGGTTTCTTTAGCTAAATTGAACAACTGTCGAATGGCCCTAGATATTGCCCGAGATGCCCGAGATATGTTAGGAGCCAATGGTATTATTGATGAGTATCCCGTCATCCGGCACCTTATGAACTTAGAAACAGTGAACACCTATGAAGGCACCGAGGACATCCACCGGCTGGTTGTGGGCGCACAGGTCACGGGAGAACCTGCTTTTAGGTAA
- a CDS encoding putative Ig domain-containing protein yields the protein MKAERKGKLSKSNLFLWCMCAIFICGGCQLANNVMRGSIRENGSGESPPPPLVFSYSAEPVYFKGESLNLNPMVSSGTGVSWSIAPDLPAGLVFDSSTGQISGTPSAYLNEQTFQVTAQDESQNLVSATFSLILGQRLVVDILADSSQDNNPGDGLCDDGSSQCSLRTAMTEAEGLGDVYSKIELSSGVYSVSGSAIAIGDGNIHVYGLGPTLTEVSGGGTIQILNATGTTELSAEGVAFTNGNSGGVSGGALYFFGKKLELRRCRFSNNAGHWGGAINTVYVENILVDECTFENNSTIDVSWGSGGALRMQTISSDAQAIIQNSTFTSNTAHSVGGAIELGGPTEFILTGNVYDQNHALGGGGTNGGAIHVFSSGASASIEITDSIFTSNTAVGSGGAVSIEDDALQVVIARNLFRDNSSNQGGALHLVSDDDILVENSTFFENIAANYGGAIYAPAYLGEKPTLSHLTFHNNSAPTIGGHVRSGDIIVQNSIFSTTASGDGCTWGPTDLVSMGGNLDVGTTCGFGATGAPNDADSVTLNLGSLADNGGPSLTIRPQAGSPAIDNGVSSVCAAKDQRNISRPLGNSCDSGAVEAE from the coding sequence GTGAAGGCAGAAAGGAAAGGCAAGCTATCAAAATCTAACCTATTTTTGTGGTGTATGTGTGCCATTTTTATATGTGGCGGATGTCAGCTGGCCAACAATGTAATGCGTGGGTCGATTCGAGAAAATGGTAGTGGTGAATCCCCTCCGCCCCCGCTGGTGTTTTCCTATTCAGCAGAACCTGTGTATTTTAAAGGCGAGTCATTAAACTTAAATCCGATGGTGTCTAGTGGCACCGGTGTTTCTTGGTCCATTGCTCCGGATTTGCCTGCGGGGCTAGTGTTTGATAGCAGTACGGGCCAAATTTCGGGAACACCATCTGCCTATTTAAATGAACAAACATTTCAGGTGACAGCGCAGGATGAAAGTCAAAACTTGGTCTCGGCCACGTTTTCACTTATTCTCGGGCAAAGGCTTGTGGTCGATATATTGGCCGACTCATCACAAGACAACAATCCAGGCGATGGCTTATGCGACGATGGGTCTTCGCAATGCTCATTGAGAACAGCCATGACAGAGGCTGAGGGCTTAGGTGATGTTTATTCAAAGATAGAGCTTTCATCAGGAGTGTATTCGGTCAGTGGCTCAGCCATAGCTATTGGCGACGGGAATATCCATGTTTATGGGTTGGGCCCAACACTGACCGAGGTTAGCGGTGGCGGTACGATCCAGATTTTAAATGCGACGGGCACCACTGAATTGTCAGCTGAAGGGGTTGCATTCACCAACGGAAATAGCGGGGGTGTATCTGGTGGTGCTCTTTATTTTTTTGGTAAAAAACTTGAGCTTAGGCGATGTAGGTTTTCAAACAATGCCGGCCACTGGGGCGGCGCAATCAACACCGTCTATGTGGAAAACATTCTGGTGGATGAGTGTACGTTTGAGAACAACTCAACAATAGATGTCTCCTGGGGTTCTGGCGGCGCCCTGCGCATGCAGACGATCTCTTCTGATGCTCAAGCGATTATACAAAATAGTACATTCACATCCAATACGGCTCATTCTGTGGGAGGGGCCATTGAACTTGGTGGGCCCACTGAATTTATTTTGACAGGCAATGTGTACGATCAAAACCATGCTTTGGGGGGCGGCGGTACCAACGGCGGCGCCATTCATGTGTTTTCGAGTGGGGCCTCGGCCTCCATTGAAATCACTGACTCCATATTCACAAGCAATACCGCCGTGGGCTCTGGGGGCGCTGTAAGCATTGAAGACGATGCCCTTCAGGTCGTAATTGCTAGAAATCTTTTTCGTGATAATTCCTCCAACCAAGGGGGCGCGCTCCATCTTGTGAGTGATGACGATATTTTGGTGGAAAACAGTACTTTTTTTGAAAACATAGCTGCAAACTATGGCGGGGCAATCTACGCCCCAGCTTACTTGGGTGAAAAGCCAACGTTGTCCCATTTGACCTTTCACAATAATTCGGCGCCTACCATCGGTGGGCATGTTCGATCAGGCGATATTATTGTGCAAAACTCCATTTTTTCCACTACGGCCTCCGGCGATGGTTGCACCTGGGGCCCTACAGATCTTGTGTCTATGGGCGGTAATCTTGATGTGGGCACAACCTGTGGGTTTGGTGCAACAGGAGCGCCCAACGATGCAGACTCTGTCACTCTTAATTTGGGATCACTTGCAGACAACGGTGGACCGTCTTTAACGATACGGCCTCAAGCCGGGAGTCCCGCCATTGATAACGGTGTGAGTTCGGTATGTGCGGCCAAAGATCAACGAAATATTTCTAGACCTCTTGGCAATTCCTGCGACTCCGGCGCCGTGGAGGCAGAATAA
- a CDS encoding trypsin-like serine protease, which translates to MKDSLFLLLCLLLIDPAATRADELWPEAKTNATALATKSLQSEFDASSAASEIDAALTATETSTSSTWHWLIEPETDHLIPATDVRTPASLTEPSKSEKATGLLAVYFASKAIHLCSATAVSPRHILTAAHCFKGPSRAIAAFFVPGFSATRLQDPRLLNQILKIHWPLAFDGTGWADKDIALATLDRPVQHTLPIKSFPLGAPPEESSGNQYTTAGYSRASPSGVMVSSTLPPLRTYENGATDQRLLVAPVYMDSLSSGSHIALSSVETPAVAAVAVVSRSLDGPNATTYGIWVTPVDPELLKAFGAIIADEEK; encoded by the coding sequence TTGAAAGATTCACTGTTTTTATTATTGTGTCTGCTTCTTATTGACCCCGCTGCGACCAGGGCCGACGAATTGTGGCCTGAGGCAAAGACCAACGCCACCGCCCTGGCCACAAAAAGCCTTCAATCTGAGTTTGATGCCAGTTCAGCAGCCTCTGAAATCGATGCGGCTCTCACTGCAACGGAAACCTCAACGTCATCAACGTGGCACTGGCTGATTGAACCTGAAACCGATCACCTGATCCCCGCAACAGATGTACGCACCCCCGCCTCATTAACTGAGCCGTCAAAGAGTGAAAAAGCAACGGGCCTTCTAGCTGTTTATTTTGCATCAAAAGCGATTCACTTGTGCTCGGCAACAGCCGTTAGCCCTCGGCATATACTCACGGCCGCCCATTGTTTTAAAGGCCCATCGCGGGCGATTGCCGCATTTTTTGTTCCCGGTTTTTCAGCCACGAGACTGCAGGACCCCCGCCTCCTCAACCAAATTCTTAAAATTCATTGGCCGCTGGCCTTTGATGGCACCGGGTGGGCTGATAAAGACATCGCCTTAGCCACGCTGGATCGCCCAGTCCAACACACGCTGCCAATAAAATCGTTTCCGCTGGGTGCCCCGCCTGAAGAGTCTTCGGGAAATCAGTACACTACGGCTGGATACAGTCGCGCATCCCCGTCAGGCGTCATGGTCAGCAGTACCCTGCCACCCCTTCGGACTTATGAGAACGGTGCCACCGATCAACGATTGCTTGTGGCGCCTGTATATATGGATTCTCTATCTTCAGGCAGTCACATTGCCCTATCATCAGTGGAGACTCCGGCGGTGGCCGCAGTGGCTGTGGTGTCACGCTCCCTCGATGGGCCAAATGCCACGACTTATGGCATTTGGGTGACACCCGTCGACCCCGAACTATTGAAAGCTTTCGGGGCCATTATTGCTGATGAGGAAAAGTAA
- a CDS encoding DUF3011 domain-containing protein, which produces MVVKIWGTFIAHLFFGLILPSTTLASDPLHLPLEDRHVRGETWISIADKINAQGLDSHALLPQMKVMRLSAKSQLGGGYAHLKVGDWVSPTFLIGGDLLDFNNDLEITFSSIEFDLTQVPQELKTQPWHLMVGGDEIILRRIMFSDDANQRGPLYGKIVTIDCRCPYGAYRTCRAPGTILNAHLKEDLSRKEAPCVKDQTWGFFSNRIWVDYGCHGVFDVWVEP; this is translated from the coding sequence GTGGTCGTGAAAATCTGGGGTACATTCATTGCTCACCTATTTTTTGGATTGATCCTCCCGTCGACCACCCTTGCCAGCGACCCTTTGCACTTACCTTTAGAGGATCGACATGTTCGGGGCGAAACCTGGATCAGCATAGCTGACAAAATAAATGCTCAAGGCCTCGATAGCCATGCCCTACTCCCACAAATGAAAGTCATGCGTCTTTCGGCAAAATCTCAGCTGGGCGGCGGATACGCCCATCTCAAAGTAGGAGATTGGGTCTCCCCCACTTTTTTGATTGGTGGCGATCTTTTGGACTTTAACAACGACCTGGAAATCACCTTTAGCTCCATCGAATTTGACCTCACGCAAGTCCCGCAAGAATTAAAAACCCAACCATGGCATCTTATGGTGGGCGGTGACGAGATCATTCTTCGAAGAATTATGTTTAGCGACGACGCCAATCAACGGGGCCCCCTCTATGGAAAAATTGTCACCATTGATTGCCGTTGTCCCTATGGGGCCTATCGCACCTGCCGAGCTCCCGGCACCATTCTCAATGCCCATCTAAAAGAAGATTTGAGCCGCAAAGAAGCTCCCTGTGTAAAAGATCAAACCTGGGGCTTTTTTTCCAACCGTATTTGGGTCGACTATGGCTGCCACGGCGTTTTTGACGTGTGGGTGGAGCCCTAA
- a CDS encoding MltA domain-containing protein, which yields MKSKIFFLLKWVLVLVGLGSTHCARSPIKNPGQAMRVAKASPPQIVDDMRLEGLKEALQKTRLALRKKPVDLQFGPTTVTAENYILVLDDLVKKLAKMGGGEEFATYLAEHFDLYEVYGGDRWGEVFITSYFEPILEGRKHKTGRFSQALYATPKDLVEIRWGQFVETLPQLSDLSGKVFEQKSRQSVLRGRLVAEVGQMPYVVPYFDRAEIDLQQRLEKYPGLVLAWVDPVDAFFMHIQGSGTIQWPNGKKTRLGYASQNGYPYVPIGRFLLDAIPLENMSLQSIESHIRSRSPEEVQFILNKNPSYVFFRKLTGDAETFMGAEVTSGRTIATDYSLYPKGGLALLQYEKPVFSTDDTLAPQRWETSMRLVVDQDTGGAIRGPHRVDLYWGKGDAAKQMAGVMRHSGQLHYFVPRKSYIAELQPSKPLNSGAGADK from the coding sequence ATGAAATCAAAAATATTTTTTCTACTCAAATGGGTGCTTGTTTTAGTGGGACTAGGCTCCACCCATTGTGCAAGAAGCCCCATAAAAAACCCGGGGCAGGCCATGCGCGTGGCAAAGGCTTCACCCCCTCAAATTGTCGATGACATGAGGCTTGAGGGGTTGAAAGAGGCCCTGCAAAAAACTCGTTTGGCATTAAGAAAAAAACCGGTGGATTTGCAGTTTGGTCCAACAACGGTGACAGCCGAAAACTACATTTTAGTTTTAGACGATCTCGTTAAAAAATTGGCAAAGATGGGGGGCGGCGAGGAGTTTGCCACTTACCTCGCTGAACACTTTGATCTGTATGAGGTCTATGGGGGTGATCGTTGGGGGGAAGTGTTTATCACTTCTTATTTTGAGCCTATACTGGAAGGAAGAAAACACAAAACAGGGCGATTTTCACAAGCCTTGTACGCCACGCCGAAAGATCTTGTGGAAATTCGGTGGGGGCAGTTTGTAGAGACCTTGCCCCAACTCAGCGATCTCTCAGGAAAGGTTTTTGAACAAAAAAGTCGGCAATCGGTATTGCGGGGCCGGCTTGTGGCCGAGGTGGGGCAGATGCCTTACGTGGTTCCGTATTTTGACCGCGCAGAGATCGATCTTCAGCAGCGCCTTGAGAAATATCCTGGGTTGGTTTTGGCGTGGGTAGATCCTGTGGATGCCTTTTTTATGCACATACAGGGATCTGGTACGATTCAATGGCCGAACGGAAAAAAAACACGCCTCGGATACGCCAGTCAAAACGGTTATCCCTATGTCCCGATTGGTCGCTTTTTGCTTGATGCCATTCCCCTTGAAAACATGAGTCTGCAGTCCATTGAAAGCCATATTCGGTCTCGTTCTCCTGAAGAAGTGCAGTTCATCCTTAATAAAAATCCTAGTTACGTGTTTTTCAGAAAGTTAACTGGAGATGCAGAGACTTTTATGGGCGCAGAAGTCACTAGCGGCAGAACCATTGCTACTGATTACAGTCTTTACCCCAAAGGCGGCCTTGCTCTTCTTCAATATGAAAAACCCGTTTTTTCAACTGACGATACCTTGGCTCCACAGCGGTGGGAAACTTCTATGCGGCTGGTGGTGGATCAGGACACCGGAGGCGCCATTCGCGGGCCGCATCGAGTGGATCTCTATTGGGGAAAAGGGGATGCAGCCAAGCAAATGGCCGGCGTTATGCGCCACTCAGGTCAGTTACATTATTTTGTGCCGAGAAAGTCATATATAGCCGAGCTTCAGCCGTCAAAGCCATTGAATAGTGGGGCGGGGGCTGATAAGTGA
- a CDS encoding TldD/PmbA family protein yields the protein MSLNRSQLHKDLEARKGVFAQVFTLLKEKSEPHWYPSLWVERRASRQLSFDKRQDSVNEPLNQGVVLRVFDGHSLFEEACDQMSIEVLEQKVKSLVERVKRLSSASSQTKGYKPPSWSERLKLNLDSEITSQIPGNPAGDEWVHFGTPQKKPMWSQTSDAVKFGKNLYAKLVSVNEALPADNAAKDPDYFRVSVVLNRDDFLFIDEKVRMSQTILRNLTNAMVLKNGERGYTLMGGLGGQETVEIPDHQFLETYEYLEKTLNAEKLKPGRYKLLMGPSVTGVFAHEAFGHSQEGDTWARGRSQAKILYEQQTEIGNKHATIYNNPAIYKNGSDEFAAWGSYYFDEEGWLAQEHCLVKEGKLQQPMTNLTSSLRLNMPRTANGKRESWMRGMYVRQTNTYFSAGEKTYDDLIAQVDYGFQAVHAAGGMEDPKGMGIQVGIAYLEEIKNGQLTGKTFVGPNGGSVQMTGYVPDYLGSIVDKAKIDHFDDSFDESQHPWNEVGGCGKYHKESVMAGCGGPYMLLENVLLG from the coding sequence ATGAGTTTAAATCGGAGTCAACTGCATAAGGATTTAGAGGCTCGCAAGGGCGTGTTTGCCCAAGTCTTTACTTTACTCAAAGAAAAAAGCGAACCGCATTGGTATCCCTCACTTTGGGTGGAGCGTCGGGCCAGCCGGCAATTGAGTTTTGATAAAAGGCAAGACTCAGTCAATGAGCCCCTTAATCAAGGGGTGGTGCTGCGTGTATTTGATGGACACAGTCTTTTTGAAGAAGCCTGCGATCAAATGTCTATTGAGGTGTTAGAGCAAAAAGTTAAATCTCTGGTTGAGCGAGTGAAGCGATTAAGTTCAGCCAGCTCCCAAACCAAGGGATATAAGCCGCCGTCATGGTCTGAGCGATTGAAGCTGAATTTGGATTCAGAAATCACTTCACAGATCCCAGGGAACCCCGCAGGAGATGAATGGGTGCACTTCGGAACTCCACAAAAAAAACCAATGTGGTCGCAAACCTCCGATGCAGTGAAGTTTGGAAAAAACTTGTACGCTAAGTTGGTTTCGGTGAACGAGGCCTTGCCTGCGGACAATGCGGCAAAAGACCCTGATTACTTTCGAGTGTCGGTGGTCCTTAATCGCGATGATTTTTTGTTTATTGATGAAAAAGTGAGGATGTCGCAGACGATCCTGCGGAACCTAACAAACGCCATGGTTTTAAAAAATGGCGAGCGCGGATACACATTGATGGGTGGGCTTGGTGGGCAGGAAACCGTGGAAATCCCCGATCATCAATTTTTAGAAACCTATGAGTACCTAGAAAAAACCCTCAATGCTGAAAAACTAAAACCAGGACGCTACAAGTTGCTAATGGGTCCCTCGGTGACAGGGGTGTTTGCCCACGAAGCCTTTGGTCATAGTCAAGAAGGAGACACTTGGGCTCGCGGCCGCTCGCAGGCAAAAATACTGTATGAACAGCAAACCGAAATAGGTAATAAGCATGCCACAATTTATAACAATCCGGCCATTTATAAAAATGGTTCCGACGAGTTTGCGGCTTGGGGCAGTTATTACTTCGATGAAGAAGGCTGGTTAGCGCAAGAGCATTGCTTGGTGAAAGAGGGCAAGTTGCAGCAGCCCATGACGAACCTAACCTCTTCTTTGCGCCTGAATATGCCAAGAACAGCCAATGGTAAGCGTGAAAGTTGGATGCGCGGGATGTATGTGAGGCAGACAAACACTTATTTTTCGGCTGGCGAAAAAACCTATGACGATTTGATTGCTCAAGTGGACTATGGTTTTCAAGCGGTGCATGCTGCCGGCGGTATGGAAGATCCTAAGGGGATGGGTATTCAGGTGGGCATTGCCTATCTTGAGGAGATAAAAAATGGGCAATTAACGGGAAAAACGTTCGTGGGACCAAATGGTGGCAGTGTGCAAATGACCGGTTACGTGCCGGATTATTTGGGTAGTATTGTGGATAAAGCCAAAATCGATCACTTTGATGATAGCTTTGATGAGTCTCAACATCCATGGAACGAAGTGGGCGGCTGCGGAAAA